The following coding sequences are from one Verrucosispora sp. WMMD573 window:
- a CDS encoding RNA polymerase-binding protein RbpA, with amino-acid sequence MPNGHVIRGARVGSAPPRPPERHQPVPCRSVSYWCRNGHRTDIRIVADVAAPTVWDCPRCGLPAGQDAQDPPGRTRAEPYKTHLAYVKERRTDAEGEAILAEALAALRNRRGGG; translated from the coding sequence GTGCCGAACGGCCACGTCATCCGGGGCGCCCGCGTCGGGTCCGCGCCCCCACGTCCCCCCGAACGCCACCAGCCGGTCCCGTGCCGGTCGGTGAGCTACTGGTGCCGCAACGGGCACCGCACCGACATCCGGATCGTCGCCGACGTGGCGGCCCCGACCGTCTGGGACTGCCCCCGCTGCGGGCTGCCCGCCGGCCAGGACGCCCAGGATCCGCCGGGCCGGACCCGGGCCGAGCCGTACAAGACCCACCTGGCGTACGTGAAGGAACGTCGTACCGACGCCGAGGGGGAGGCGATCCTCGCCGAGGCCCTCGCCGCCCTGCGTAACAGGCGCGGCGGGGGCTGA
- the secG gene encoding preprotein translocase subunit SecG, whose translation MPIWFAYTLIVLLVITSFLLVLLILLHRGKGGGMSSMFGGGVSSSLAGSSVAEKNLDRYTVLVGIVWFACIIGLGLWLRLEVGTGV comes from the coding sequence ATGCCGATCTGGTTCGCCTACACGTTGATCGTGTTGCTGGTCATCACGAGCTTCCTGCTCGTCCTGCTGATCCTGCTGCACCGGGGTAAGGGCGGTGGGATGTCCAGCATGTTCGGTGGCGGTGTCAGCTCCAGCCTGGCCGGCTCGTCGGTGGCAGAGAAGAACCTGGACCGCTACACCGTCCTGGTGGGCATCGTCTGGTTCGCCTGCATCATCGGGCTCGGCCTCTGGCTCCGGCTCGAAGTGGGTACGGGCGTCTGA
- the tpiA gene encoding triose-phosphate isomerase — translation MASAPRRPLMAGNWKMNLNHLEANLLVQKLAASLTEKQLTEVETVVLPPFTDLRTVQTVVEGDKLLIGYGGQDLSPHASGAYTGEIAGSMLAKLGCTYVVVGHSERRQYHREDDALVGAKVQAALTHGLTPILCVGEGLDVREQGTHVAHCTDQLDAALKGLSPEQVLRVVVAYEPVWAIGTGKTATPEDAQEVCGALRARLAETVDQATADGVRILYGGSVKSSNVASIMAQPDVDGALVGGASLDAEEFAKICRFPEHITG, via the coding sequence ATGGCGAGCGCCCCCCGCCGGCCGTTGATGGCCGGCAACTGGAAGATGAACCTCAACCACCTCGAGGCCAACCTGCTGGTGCAGAAGCTGGCGGCCAGCCTCACCGAGAAGCAGCTGACCGAGGTGGAGACGGTGGTATTGCCGCCGTTCACCGACCTGCGCACGGTGCAGACCGTGGTGGAGGGCGACAAGCTGCTCATCGGCTACGGCGGACAGGACCTGTCACCGCACGCCTCCGGCGCGTACACCGGGGAGATCGCCGGCTCGATGCTGGCCAAGCTCGGCTGCACGTACGTGGTGGTCGGGCACTCCGAACGGCGGCAGTACCACCGTGAGGACGACGCGTTGGTGGGTGCCAAGGTGCAGGCGGCCCTGACCCACGGACTCACCCCGATCCTCTGCGTGGGGGAGGGGCTGGACGTCCGGGAGCAGGGCACCCACGTGGCGCACTGCACCGACCAGCTCGACGCCGCCCTCAAGGGGCTCAGCCCGGAGCAGGTTCTCCGGGTGGTGGTCGCGTACGAGCCGGTCTGGGCGATCGGCACCGGCAAGACGGCCACCCCGGAGGACGCCCAGGAGGTGTGCGGCGCGCTGCGGGCCCGGCTGGCCGAGACCGTGGACCAGGCCACCGCCGACGGCGTACGGATCCTCTACGGCGGCTCGGTCAAGTCGTCGAACGTCGCCTCGATCATGGCGCAGCCGGACGTGGACGGCGCCCTGGTGGGCGGTGCCAGCCTGGACGCCGAGGAGTTCGCGAAGATCTGCCGGTTCCCGGAGCACATCACCGGCTGA
- a CDS encoding phosphoglycerate kinase, with translation MSIRNLDDLLAEGVSGRRVLVRADLNVPLDKQTGQITDDGRIRAVLPTLGALTEAGAKVVVCSHLGRPKGAPDPQFSLAPVAGRLGELLGTPVHAATDTVGESARATVAALADGEVALLENLRFNKGETSKDDAERAAFADQLAALGDVYVDDAFGAVHRKHASVHDVPARLPHFAGRLVLREVEVLSQLTGDPERPYVVVLGGSKVSDKLAVIEALLPKVDRLLIGGGMCFTFLKAQGHEVGSSLLEAEMVETCRNLLERSEGKIMLPVDVVAADAFAPDAAHDTVPADGIPSKRVGLDVGPKTVAGFAAALKGARTIFWNGPMGVFEMPAFAHGTRGVAEAIAGSDAFSVVGGGDSAAAVRALGLDEKSFGHISTGGGASLEYLEGKTLPGIAALEN, from the coding sequence GTGAGCATCCGTAACCTCGACGACCTGCTCGCCGAGGGGGTCTCGGGTCGGCGCGTGCTGGTGCGCGCCGACCTGAACGTCCCCCTCGACAAGCAGACCGGCCAGATCACCGACGACGGTCGGATCCGGGCGGTGCTGCCGACCCTGGGCGCGCTGACCGAGGCCGGCGCCAAGGTGGTCGTCTGTTCCCACCTGGGCCGGCCGAAGGGCGCGCCGGACCCGCAGTTCAGTCTCGCCCCGGTCGCCGGGCGGCTCGGCGAGCTGCTCGGCACGCCGGTGCACGCCGCCACCGACACGGTCGGCGAGTCCGCCCGGGCGACGGTGGCGGCGCTCGCCGACGGCGAGGTGGCGCTGCTGGAGAACCTCCGCTTCAACAAGGGTGAGACCAGCAAGGACGACGCCGAGCGGGCCGCCTTCGCCGACCAGCTCGCCGCCCTCGGTGACGTCTACGTCGACGACGCGTTCGGCGCGGTGCACCGCAAGCACGCGAGCGTCCACGACGTGCCCGCCCGGCTGCCGCACTTCGCCGGCCGGTTGGTGTTGCGCGAGGTGGAGGTGCTGTCGCAACTCACCGGCGACCCCGAGCGGCCGTACGTGGTGGTGCTCGGCGGGTCGAAGGTCTCCGACAAGCTCGCCGTGATCGAGGCGCTGTTGCCCAAGGTCGACCGGCTCCTCATCGGTGGTGGCATGTGCTTCACCTTCCTCAAGGCCCAGGGCCATGAGGTCGGCTCCTCCCTGCTGGAGGCGGAGATGGTGGAGACCTGCCGCAACCTGCTGGAGCGTTCCGAGGGCAAGATCATGCTTCCGGTCGACGTGGTGGCCGCCGACGCGTTCGCCCCGGACGCCGCGCACGACACCGTGCCGGCCGACGGCATCCCCAGCAAGCGGGTGGGGCTGGACGTCGGCCCGAAGACGGTGGCGGGCTTCGCCGCCGCGCTCAAGGGTGCCCGGACGATCTTCTGGAACGGCCCGATGGGCGTGTTCGAGATGCCCGCGTTCGCGCACGGCACCCGTGGGGTGGCCGAGGCGATCGCCGGCTCGGACGCGTTCAGTGTGGTCGGTGGTGGTGACTCCGCCGCCGCGGTGCGGGCCCTGGGCCTGGACGAGAAGTCCTTCGGGCACATCTCCACCGGCGGTGGCGCGTCCCTGGAGTACCTGGAGGGCAAGACCCTCCCCGGCATCGCGGCTCTGGAGAACTGA
- the gap gene encoding type I glyceraldehyde-3-phosphate dehydrogenase gives MTIRVGINGFGRIGRNFFRAVLASGADVEVVAVNDLTDNATLAHLLKYDSILGRLPQEVKATADEITVGGKSIKAYAEKDPAALPWGDVGADVVIESTGFFTDATKAKAHIDGGAKKVIISAPAKNEDVTVVMGVNDGQYDPASHNIISNASCTTNCLAPMAKVLHDTFGIQQGLMTTIHAYTQDQNLQDAPHKDLRRARAAALNIVPTSTGAAKAIGLVLPDLKGKLDGYALRVPIPTGSATDLTVTVGRETSVDEVNAALKAAAEGPLRGILTYNEDPIVSADIVTDPASCIFDAPLTKVIGNQVKVVGWYDNEWGYSNRLVDLVKLVGSSL, from the coding sequence GTGACCATCCGGGTTGGCATCAACGGCTTCGGCCGGATCGGCCGTAACTTCTTCCGGGCAGTGCTGGCGTCCGGCGCTGACGTCGAGGTCGTGGCCGTCAACGACCTGACCGACAACGCGACGCTCGCCCACCTGCTCAAGTACGACAGCATCCTGGGCCGCCTCCCGCAGGAGGTCAAGGCCACCGCCGACGAGATCACCGTCGGTGGCAAGTCCATCAAGGCGTACGCCGAGAAGGACCCGGCGGCGCTGCCGTGGGGCGACGTCGGCGCGGACGTGGTCATCGAGTCGACCGGCTTCTTCACCGACGCCACCAAGGCCAAGGCGCACATCGACGGCGGGGCCAAGAAGGTCATCATCTCCGCTCCGGCGAAGAACGAGGACGTCACGGTCGTGATGGGCGTCAACGACGGCCAGTACGACCCGGCCAGCCACAACATCATCTCGAACGCCTCCTGCACCACCAACTGCCTGGCGCCGATGGCGAAGGTGCTGCACGACACGTTCGGCATCCAGCAGGGTCTGATGACCACCATCCACGCGTACACCCAGGACCAGAACCTCCAGGACGCGCCGCACAAGGACCTGCGGCGGGCCCGGGCCGCCGCGCTGAACATCGTGCCGACCTCGACCGGCGCGGCGAAGGCCATCGGCCTGGTGCTGCCGGACCTCAAGGGCAAGCTCGACGGGTACGCACTGCGGGTGCCGATCCCGACCGGTTCCGCCACCGACCTCACCGTGACGGTCGGTCGGGAGACCTCGGTGGACGAGGTCAACGCAGCTCTGAAGGCCGCCGCCGAAGGCCCGCTGCGGGGCATCCTGACCTACAACGAGGACCCGATCGTCTCCGCCGACATCGTCACCGACCCGGCGTCCTGCATCTTCGACGCGCCGCTGACCAAGGTCATCGGCAACCAGGTCAAGGTCGTCGGCTGGTACGACAACGAGTGGGGCTACTCCAACCGCCTGGTCGACCTGGTGAAGCTGGTTGGTTCGTCGCTGTGA
- the whiA gene encoding DNA-binding protein WhiA: MAMTAAVKDELSRVDVPKPCCRRAEMAALLRFAGGLHIVSGRVVVEAELDTGAVARRLRREIAEVYGYPSEIHVLASGGLRKGSHFIVRVVKDGEALARQTGLLDVRGRPVRGLPPHVVAASVCCAVSAWRGAFMAHGSLTEPGRSSALEITCPGPESALALVGAARRLGITAKNREVRGVDRVVVKDGDAIAALLTRIGAHSSVLAWEERRVRREVRATANRLANFDDANLRRSARAAVAAAARVTRALEILADDAPEHLTSAGRLRLEHRQASLEELGALADPPLTKDAIAGRIRRLLALADKRARDLGIPDTEAAVTPDMLVV; encoded by the coding sequence ATGGCGATGACGGCTGCAGTCAAGGACGAGCTGAGTCGGGTCGACGTGCCCAAGCCCTGCTGCCGGCGGGCGGAGATGGCGGCGCTGCTGCGGTTCGCCGGTGGGCTGCACATCGTGTCCGGGCGGGTGGTGGTGGAGGCCGAGCTCGACACCGGCGCGGTGGCCCGGCGGCTGCGGCGCGAGATCGCCGAGGTATACGGCTATCCGAGCGAGATCCACGTGCTTGCCTCCGGTGGGTTGCGCAAGGGCAGCCACTTCATCGTCCGGGTGGTCAAGGACGGCGAGGCGCTGGCCCGGCAGACCGGGCTGCTCGACGTGCGCGGTCGGCCGGTACGCGGGTTGCCGCCGCACGTCGTCGCCGCCAGCGTCTGCTGTGCGGTGTCGGCCTGGCGGGGCGCGTTCATGGCGCACGGCTCGTTGACCGAGCCGGGCCGGTCCAGCGCCCTGGAGATCACCTGTCCCGGGCCGGAGTCGGCGTTGGCGCTGGTCGGCGCGGCGCGGCGGCTGGGCATCACCGCCAAGAACCGTGAGGTACGCGGCGTCGACCGGGTGGTGGTCAAGGACGGCGACGCGATCGCCGCGCTGCTCACCCGCATCGGTGCCCACTCCAGCGTGCTGGCCTGGGAGGAGCGCCGGGTGCGGCGCGAGGTGCGGGCGACGGCCAACCGGCTGGCGAACTTCGACGACGCCAACCTGCGGCGTTCGGCCCGGGCGGCGGTCGCCGCCGCGGCCCGGGTGACCCGGGCGCTGGAGATCCTCGCCGACGACGCGCCGGAGCACCTGACCTCGGCCGGCCGGCTGCGCCTGGAGCACCGGCAGGCGTCCCTGGAGGAACTGGGCGCGCTGGCCGACCCGCCGCTGACCAAGGACGCCATCGCCGGGCGGATCCGCCGGTTGCTGGCGTTGGCCGACAAGCGGGCCCGCGACCTCGGCATCCCGGATACCGAAGCGGCCGTCACGCCCGACATGCTCGTGGTCTGA
- the yvcK gene encoding uridine diphosphate-N-acetylglucosamine-binding protein YvcK, protein MTIRVVAFGGGHGLAASLRALRRCAPELDLDITAVVTVGDDGGSSGRLRAERGGLPPGDLRQALVALAGDHPATRRSAGLFQHRFAELAPGGRVDGLAGHAVGNLVLCGLMELLGDPVAALEHAGAMLGSVGRVLPMSRQPVDIEARVRGADPARPDEVCTVRGQHQVAVTTGRVESLRLTPQAPAACVEAVAAIGAADWLIFGPGSWYTSVLPHLLVPQLAAAILASPARRLVTLNLAAEKETLGLSVADHLAALRWYLPELTVDFVLADAKAVGDPEPVHGAAESLGARLVLAPVAVDDGTPRHDPAALGAALVPVLGADR, encoded by the coding sequence ATGACGATCCGGGTGGTGGCGTTCGGTGGCGGGCACGGCCTGGCCGCCTCGCTGCGGGCGTTGCGGCGCTGCGCGCCGGAGCTGGACCTGGACATCACGGCGGTGGTGACCGTCGGCGACGACGGCGGCTCCAGCGGCCGGCTGCGCGCCGAACGGGGCGGACTGCCCCCCGGCGACCTGCGGCAGGCACTGGTGGCGTTGGCCGGCGACCACCCCGCCACCCGGCGCAGCGCGGGGCTGTTCCAGCACCGCTTCGCCGAGCTGGCGCCAGGCGGCCGGGTCGACGGGTTGGCCGGGCACGCGGTGGGCAACCTGGTGCTCTGCGGGCTGATGGAGCTGCTCGGCGACCCGGTGGCCGCCCTGGAGCACGCGGGGGCGATGCTCGGCTCGGTCGGCCGGGTGCTGCCGATGTCCCGTCAGCCGGTCGACATCGAGGCCCGGGTCCGTGGAGCCGACCCCGCGCGTCCCGACGAGGTGTGCACCGTACGCGGACAGCACCAGGTCGCGGTCACCACGGGCCGGGTCGAGTCGCTGCGGCTCACCCCGCAGGCGCCGGCGGCGTGTGTCGAGGCGGTCGCCGCGATCGGCGCCGCCGACTGGCTGATCTTCGGGCCGGGCAGCTGGTACACCAGCGTGCTGCCGCACCTGCTGGTGCCGCAGCTCGCCGCGGCGATCCTGGCCAGCCCGGCCCGGCGGCTGGTCACCCTCAACCTCGCCGCCGAGAAGGAGACCCTCGGTCTCTCGGTCGCCGATCACCTGGCGGCGCTGCGCTGGTACCTGCCGGAGCTGACTGTCGACTTCGTGCTCGCCGACGCGAAGGCGGTCGGTGACCCCGAACCGGTCCACGGTGCGGCAGAATCCCTGGGAGCCCGGCTGGTCCTCGCTCCCGTCGCGGTCGACGACGGCACGCCCCGTCATGATCCGGCTGCTCTGGGCGCCGCCCTGGTGCCTGTACTGGGCGCCGATCGTTAG
- the rapZ gene encoding RNase adapter RapZ translates to MPAETDTTLVVVTGLSGGGRSTVARALENVGFYVVDNLPQALLLDMAELAVKAGGAARRTAMVLDVRSRAFSTDLAEAIRELKERGYAPRVVFVDADDEVLIRRFESVRRSHPLQGDGRLADGIAVERGLLEEAREQADVIIDTSHLNVNQLRRRVEELFGGEDARRLRLTVISFGFKYGLPPDADFVMDARFLPNPYWVPELREHTGREEAVSAYVLGQEGANAFVDAYADLVNATTAGFEREGKRYLTVAVGCTGGKHRSVAIAEELAARLRRAGLAANAQHRDLGRE, encoded by the coding sequence GTGCCCGCCGAAACGGACACCACACTGGTCGTGGTCACCGGGCTGTCCGGTGGTGGCCGCAGCACCGTGGCCCGGGCGCTGGAGAACGTCGGCTTCTACGTCGTCGACAATCTGCCGCAGGCGCTGCTGCTGGACATGGCCGAGCTGGCCGTGAAGGCGGGTGGGGCCGCCCGGCGTACCGCGATGGTGCTGGACGTGCGTTCCCGGGCCTTCTCCACCGATCTGGCGGAGGCGATCCGGGAGCTGAAGGAGCGTGGCTACGCCCCCCGGGTCGTCTTCGTCGACGCCGACGACGAGGTGCTGATCCGCCGGTTCGAGAGCGTGCGGCGCTCGCATCCGTTGCAGGGCGACGGCCGGCTCGCCGACGGCATCGCCGTCGAGCGGGGGCTGCTGGAGGAGGCCCGCGAACAGGCCGACGTCATCATCGACACCAGCCACCTGAACGTGAACCAGCTGCGCCGCCGGGTCGAGGAGCTGTTCGGCGGGGAGGACGCCCGCCGGTTGCGGCTGACCGTGATCTCCTTCGGCTTCAAGTACGGCCTGCCGCCGGACGCCGACTTCGTGATGGACGCCCGGTTCCTGCCCAACCCGTACTGGGTGCCCGAGCTGCGCGAGCACACCGGGCGTGAGGAGGCGGTCAGCGCGTACGTGCTGGGGCAGGAGGGCGCGAACGCCTTCGTCGACGCGTACGCGGACCTGGTGAACGCCACCACGGCCGGCTTCGAGCGGGAGGGCAAGCGGTACCTCACCGTGGCGGTCGGTTGCACCGGCGGCAAGCACCGTAGCGTGGCGATCGCCGAGGAGCTGGCGGCCCGGCTGCGTCGCGCCGGGCTGGCCGCCAACGCCCAGCACCGCGACCTGGGGCGGGAATGA
- the recQ gene encoding DNA helicase RecQ, with protein sequence MVSPADVSVTDLASSDAPSGEKVTVALEVLRRVFGYDSFRGFQREVIDHVVAGGDALVLMPTGGGKSLCYQIPALVRDGVAVVISPLIALMQDQVDALTAVGVRAGFLNSTLDPDTRRLVEAEFVAGEIDLLYLAPEALASRATLSLLDRGRIGLFAIDEAHCVSQWGHDFRPDYLNLSMLHERWPGVPRIALTATATSATRSEIATRLSLTEARHFVASFDRPNIQYRIVPKREPRKQLLALLRDEHPGEAGIVYCLSRASVEKTAEFLVANGVDALPYHAGLDAATRAANQQRFLRADGVVMVATIAFGMGIDKPDVRFVAHLDLPKSVEGYYQETGRAGRDGLPSTAWLAYGLQDVVQQRKMIDTSEGDLAHRRNLAAHLDAMLALCETVRCRRAQLLEYFGEPTTAGCGNCDTCLEPPESWDGTVAAQKLLSTVFRLDRERNQRFGAGHCIDILLGRTTDKITQHRHDSLTVFGIGGELSEPEWRGVVRQLLAEGLLAVEGDYGTLTLTDASAEVLGRRRTVMLRREAARPARAAKPRGAATVVAELPAEAVGTFERLRAWRAATAKEQGVPAYVIFHDATLRQIAADAPSSLAELSRISGVGENKLAKYGEQLLGVLAEAA encoded by the coding sequence ATGGTCTCTCCCGCCGACGTGAGCGTCACCGACCTGGCCAGCTCCGACGCCCCGAGCGGGGAGAAGGTGACAGTCGCCCTTGAGGTGCTGCGGCGGGTCTTCGGGTACGACTCGTTCCGGGGCTTCCAGCGGGAGGTCATCGACCACGTGGTGGCCGGCGGGGACGCCCTGGTGCTGATGCCGACCGGCGGCGGCAAGTCGTTGTGCTACCAGATCCCCGCGCTGGTCCGCGACGGCGTCGCCGTGGTGATCTCGCCGCTGATCGCGCTCATGCAGGACCAGGTCGACGCGCTCACCGCGGTCGGCGTACGGGCCGGCTTCCTCAACTCCACCCTCGACCCGGACACCCGCCGGCTGGTCGAGGCGGAGTTCGTGGCCGGTGAGATCGACCTGCTCTACCTCGCGCCGGAGGCGCTGGCCAGCCGGGCCACGCTGAGCCTGTTGGACCGGGGTCGGATCGGCCTGTTCGCCATCGACGAGGCGCACTGCGTCTCGCAGTGGGGCCACGACTTCCGGCCCGACTACCTCAACCTGTCGATGCTGCACGAACGCTGGCCGGGCGTGCCCCGCATCGCGCTGACCGCCACCGCCACCAGCGCCACCCGGTCCGAGATCGCCACCCGTCTCAGCCTCACCGAGGCGCGGCACTTCGTGGCCAGCTTCGACCGACCCAACATCCAGTACCGGATCGTGCCGAAGCGGGAGCCGCGCAAGCAGCTGCTCGCCCTGCTGCGCGACGAACACCCAGGCGAGGCGGGCATCGTCTACTGCCTGTCCCGCGCTTCGGTGGAGAAGACCGCCGAGTTCCTGGTCGCCAACGGCGTCGACGCCCTGCCCTACCACGCCGGTCTGGACGCGGCGACCCGCGCCGCCAACCAGCAGCGCTTCCTGCGCGCCGACGGCGTGGTGATGGTGGCGACCATCGCCTTCGGGATGGGCATCGACAAGCCCGACGTACGGTTCGTCGCCCACCTCGACCTACCCAAGTCGGTCGAGGGCTACTACCAGGAGACCGGCCGCGCCGGCCGCGACGGGTTACCGTCGACCGCCTGGCTGGCGTACGGGCTACAGGACGTCGTCCAGCAGCGAAAAATGATCGACACCTCCGAGGGCGACCTGGCGCACCGGCGTAACCTCGCCGCCCACCTCGACGCGATGCTGGCGCTCTGCGAGACGGTCCGCTGCCGCCGGGCGCAGTTGCTGGAGTACTTCGGCGAGCCGACCACCGCCGGCTGCGGCAACTGCGACACCTGTCTGGAGCCGCCCGAGTCCTGGGACGGCACGGTGGCCGCGCAGAAGCTGCTCTCCACCGTCTTCCGGCTGGATCGGGAGCGCAACCAGCGGTTCGGTGCCGGGCACTGCATCGACATCCTGCTCGGCCGCACCACCGACAAGATCACCCAGCATCGGCACGACTCGCTGACCGTGTTCGGCATCGGCGGTGAGCTGAGCGAGCCGGAGTGGCGCGGCGTGGTCCGGCAACTGCTCGCCGAGGGACTGCTCGCCGTCGAGGGCGACTACGGCACCCTGACGCTCACCGACGCCAGTGCCGAGGTGCTCGGCCGGCGGCGCACCGTGATGCTGCGCCGCGAGGCGGCGCGCCCGGCGAGGGCGGCCAAGCCCCGGGGCGCGGCCACCGTGGTCGCCGAGCTGCCGGCGGAGGCGGTCGGCACGTTCGAGCGGCTGCGGGCCTGGCGGGCGGCCACCGCCAAGGAGCAGGGCGTACCCGCGTACGTCATCTTCCACGATGCGACGCTGCGCCAGATCGCCGCCGACGCGCCGTCCTCCCTGGCCGAGCTGTCCCGGATCAGCGGCGTCGGCGAGAACAAGCTGGCCAAGTACGGGGAGCAGCTCCTCGGCGTGCTCGCCGAAGCCGCCTGA
- a CDS encoding transposase, which yields MAVIVGHAGMGGEATRGDHDRLVEFRQGWYQCLTRWADTLFEVTDAVLTTPGPVASLPYLTLEPALRRGWGSVYASLSKGRVDVTAVRDLLIGVLPGWWPVFAVDVTAWPRPEAGCSPRRGMCRVPDPGGDRRGRMVPGWAYQWVCQVSATPDSWTAPVDVVRVDPEDNATEVACNQMSGLVRGLARHRPGVVPVFCLDAGYCPITATARVASDPHAPARIIGRIRRDRVFYADPPAKTPGSPGRPKQHGDRFACADPTTWPEPTHEVHTVDDTYGPIHVQAWTGLHPKPGPRRRWAAKNTKGLAAPIIRGTVVRVSLTRTVEAGTHKPCGCGPPAPTRSTLT from the coding sequence GTGGCCGTCATTGTGGGCCATGCGGGCATGGGTGGGGAAGCGACGCGCGGTGACCATGACCGGTTGGTGGAGTTCCGTCAGGGTTGGTATCAGTGCCTGACGCGGTGGGCGGACACGTTGTTCGAGGTCACGGATGCGGTGTTGACCACGCCGGGTCCGGTGGCATCGCTGCCGTATCTGACGTTGGAGCCGGCGCTGCGCCGGGGGTGGGGCAGTGTGTACGCGTCCTTGTCGAAGGGGCGGGTGGATGTCACCGCGGTGCGTGACCTGCTGATCGGCGTTCTGCCGGGGTGGTGGCCGGTGTTCGCGGTGGACGTGACGGCGTGGCCGCGCCCGGAGGCGGGGTGTTCGCCGCGGCGGGGGATGTGTCGAGTGCCTGATCCGGGTGGCGATCGGCGGGGGCGGATGGTGCCGGGTTGGGCCTACCAGTGGGTCTGTCAGGTGTCCGCGACGCCGGATTCCTGGACCGCGCCGGTCGATGTCGTGCGGGTGGACCCTGAGGACAACGCCACCGAGGTGGCCTGCAACCAGATGAGCGGCCTGGTGCGGGGCTTGGCCCGTCACCGGCCGGGTGTGGTGCCGGTGTTCTGCCTGGACGCCGGTTACTGCCCGATCACCGCGACAGCTCGGGTGGCGTCCGACCCCCACGCTCCCGCCCGGATCATCGGTCGGATCCGCCGGGACCGGGTCTTCTACGCCGACCCGCCCGCCAAGACCCCCGGCAGCCCCGGCCGACCCAAACAGCATGGCGATCGATTCGCCTGCGCTGACCCCACGACCTGGCCGGAGCCCACCCACGAGGTGCACACCGTCGATGACACCTACGGCCCGATCCACGTCCAAGCGTGGACCGGCCTGCACCCCAAGCCGGGTCCCCGACGGCGGTGGGCGGCGAAGAACACCAAGGGCCTGGCCGCCCCGATCATCCGCGGCACCGTCGTTCGGGTCAGCCTGACCCGAACGGTCGAGGCCGGCACCCACAAACCCTGTGGCTGTGGACCGCCGGCCCCGACCCGATCAACCTTGACCTGA